A stretch of Pseudoprevotella muciniphila DNA encodes these proteins:
- a CDS encoding porin, which translates to MKKLLLLTLVAGICMSMHAEYNSDEITDAATPIDSASIAVESVEPEKSEKPKGFFNQVQKVLDDTQSDIKFGGYIIGKYSINDRKHQSSNSTFDLRLVRLYVDGHAFKDFYYKLQLQMNGAPGEDKGPRIVDAFVEWQKFKEFRVKIGQFKRSFGYENPMNPLNVGFGAYSQATTKLIGFSDRVGEHACNGRDQGVQVQGDFFPAADGHRWLHYQVGLFNGQGVNHSDKDNHKDLIGGIWVSPVKGMRVGGFGWNGKYVNEGYKASGLGSDYDSQLKSVKRQRWAVSAEYEGDWMVRGEYVWSKGKKIGRVKNGVDAEGVQLYKDSPNYSDAWYIQAGAPKFYGFKLMGRWDCYRDNKEWNSLKQIYEISLTYYFNKNLFIQAEYDITHDKTLAEDRTYNTFGVQVYCRF; encoded by the coding sequence ATGAAGAAACTGTTATTACTTACTCTCGTTGCAGGTATATGCATGAGCATGCACGCAGAGTACAATTCAGATGAAATCACAGATGCTGCCACACCTATAGACTCTGCATCGATTGCTGTGGAAAGCGTTGAACCGGAAAAATCAGAGAAACCCAAAGGTTTTTTCAACCAAGTGCAGAAAGTTCTCGACGACACGCAGTCTGATATTAAGTTCGGCGGTTACATTATTGGCAAGTACAGCATCAACGACCGCAAACACCAAAGCAGCAACAGCACCTTTGATTTGCGCCTGGTGCGTCTTTACGTTGACGGTCATGCATTCAAAGATTTCTATTACAAGTTGCAACTGCAAATGAATGGCGCTCCCGGCGAAGACAAAGGTCCACGCATTGTTGACGCTTTCGTTGAATGGCAGAAGTTCAAGGAATTCCGTGTAAAAATTGGACAGTTTAAGCGCAGTTTCGGCTACGAAAACCCTATGAACCCACTGAATGTAGGTTTTGGTGCATATTCACAAGCAACCACTAAATTGATTGGCTTCAGCGACCGTGTAGGCGAACATGCCTGCAACGGCAGGGACCAGGGTGTACAGGTGCAGGGCGACTTCTTCCCTGCGGCAGACGGGCATCGGTGGTTGCACTATCAGGTAGGTCTTTTCAACGGTCAGGGTGTGAACCATTCTGACAAAGACAACCACAAGGACCTGATTGGTGGCATCTGGGTATCGCCTGTCAAGGGCATGCGTGTAGGCGGTTTCGGCTGGAACGGCAAATACGTGAACGAAGGCTACAAAGCAAGCGGTCTTGGTTCAGACTACGACTCACAACTGAAGTCCGTCAAGCGTCAGCGCTGGGCCGTCAGTGCAGAATATGAAGGCGACTGGATGGTTCGTGGTGAATATGTCTGGTCAAAAGGCAAGAAGATTGGCCGTGTGAAAAATGGTGTGGATGCAGAAGGGGTGCAATTATATAAAGACTCTCCCAACTATTCAGATGCCTGGTATATTCAAGCCGGTGCACCAAAATTTTACGGTTTCAAACTTATGGGAAGATGGGACTGCTACCGCGACAATAAGGAATGGAATTCGCTGAAACAGATATACGAAATTTCGCTGACGTACTATTTCAACAAGAACCTCTTCATTCAGGCAGAATACGACATCACCCACGACAAGACACTTGCAGAAGACCGTACATACAACACCTTTGGTGTTCAGGTTTATTGCAGGTTCTAA
- a CDS encoding single-stranded DNA-binding protein — translation MSLNRVMLIGNVGKDPEIRYIDSGVPTATFNLATTTRAYRLQNGTEVPQRTEWHRIYLWRKLAEVTERYVHKGDKVYVEGELRTRTYTDRKGVTHTVTEVWANMLELMSPRKDMITESEKTNETPNDNVFGQDGDKNEPFPF, via the coding sequence ATGTCACTAAATCGTGTTATGCTGATAGGCAATGTGGGCAAAGACCCTGAGATACGCTACATTGACAGCGGTGTTCCCACAGCCACTTTCAATCTTGCTACAACCACACGTGCATACAGACTTCAGAATGGCACCGAAGTACCTCAACGTACAGAATGGCACCGCATTTATCTCTGGAGAAAGTTGGCAGAAGTAACAGAAAGGTATGTCCACAAAGGCGACAAGGTATATGTTGAAGGCGAACTGCGCACACGCACATATACAGACCGCAAAGGTGTGACACACACGGTAACCGAAGTTTGGGCTAACATGCTTGAACTCATGTCGCCTCGTAAAGACATGATAACCGAGAGTGAGAAAACGAATGAAACTCCCAATGACAATGTATTTGGGCAAGATGGTGATAAAAATGAACCGTTTCCGTTCTAA
- the mltG gene encoding endolytic transglycosylase MltG, which produces MKFVFFIFCNFAFVMKSRQKKKRYSKLILGFVCTIVALLAIVISTIIFGRFTSKEHAMLYIDNDDNIDSVYTKLEATAGPCKIGTFKFLCSLRGYSKKILPGRYDVGEGKGTYTVVQNLRHGLQTPLKLTIPQTHTVDMLAEKIAKKLRCSEDELKAAFHNKALQEKCGVNDTTIAALFIPDTYEIYWTITPEQFVERMKKEYDTFWNSKRLSKAKDIGLTPIEVSTLASIIDRETNDKEDMPIIAGLYMNRLKKGMKLESCPTAIFAVGDFTMRRVLKQHTMHESPYNTYLHAGLPPGPIYLPRPICIDAVLNYNHNDFLFMCARADRSGKHHFSKTYEEHAKYGKIYAEYLNQRNIKK; this is translated from the coding sequence ATGAAGTTTGTTTTTTTCATATTCTGTAATTTTGCATTCGTTATGAAATCAAGACAAAAGAAAAAGAGATATTCGAAATTAATTCTTGGATTTGTTTGTACCATCGTAGCATTACTGGCGATTGTTATAAGCACAATCATATTCGGCAGATTCACATCTAAAGAGCACGCAATGCTCTACATAGACAACGATGACAACATCGACTCCGTCTATACAAAACTGGAAGCGACTGCCGGTCCTTGCAAGATTGGCACTTTCAAGTTTCTGTGCAGTCTGCGAGGCTATTCCAAGAAGATTCTTCCCGGTCGTTATGATGTAGGCGAAGGTAAAGGCACATATACTGTTGTACAAAACTTGCGCCACGGCCTGCAAACTCCACTTAAATTAACCATTCCCCAGACGCACACTGTGGATATGCTGGCAGAAAAGATTGCCAAAAAACTACGTTGCAGCGAGGACGAACTAAAGGCCGCGTTCCACAACAAAGCACTTCAGGAAAAATGCGGTGTCAATGATACCACAATAGCCGCACTGTTCATCCCAGACACATACGAGATATATTGGACGATTACTCCGGAACAGTTTGTTGAGCGTATGAAAAAGGAGTATGACACATTCTGGAATTCAAAACGCTTGTCAAAAGCAAAAGATATCGGACTGACCCCTATTGAAGTAAGCACACTTGCTTCAATCATTGACCGTGAGACAAACGACAAGGAAGACATGCCCATCATTGCAGGTTTATACATGAACAGGCTTAAAAAAGGCATGAAACTGGAGTCGTGTCCAACAGCGATTTTTGCCGTTGGCGACTTTACGATGCGACGCGTCCTAAAACAACACACCATGCATGAGAGTCCCTACAACACATATCTCCACGCGGGTTTGCCTCCAGGTCCGATTTACTTACCCCGCCCCATTTGCATAGATGCTGTCTTGAACTACAACCATAACGACTTCCTGTTTATGTGCGCGCGTGCAGACCGTTCAGGCAAACACCATTTCTCAAAGACATACGAGGAACATGCCAAATATGGCAAGATTTATGCGGAATATCTGAATCAGCGCAACATAAAGAAATGA
- a CDS encoding DUF4293 domain-containing protein yields the protein MLQRIQSIYLFLAAIASALTIFLPLARFCDGRKIAMLYSYPSDISSPLIYSLLIFSIFAVVIAFIAIFGYKNRKRQMKWCNSLIMASVFFYICYAFICYKVVSGGSFTYRPTIWVALPFISIILAYLGKRGIKHDEEKVRAADRIR from the coding sequence ATGCTTCAACGAATTCAGAGCATTTATTTGTTTTTAGCCGCTATTGCATCTGCCTTGACGATTTTTCTTCCGTTAGCACGCTTTTGCGATGGCAGGAAAATAGCAATGCTTTACAGTTATCCCAGCGATATATCTTCGCCGCTAATATACAGTTTGTTGATATTCTCAATCTTTGCTGTGGTGATTGCCTTTATTGCGATATTTGGGTATAAGAACCGTAAGCGACAGATGAAATGGTGCAATTCACTAATCATGGCTAGTGTTTTTTTCTACATTTGCTATGCCTTTATCTGCTATAAAGTAGTCAGTGGCGGCAGTTTCACCTATCGTCCCACGATTTGGGTTGCTCTTCCATTTATCTCAATAATACTTGCTTATCTTGGCAAGCGTGGCATCAAACATGATGAAGAGAAAGTTCGCGCTGCAGACAGAATAAGATAA
- a CDS encoding outer membrane protein assembly factor BamD, which yields MKFRKYILPLLAIVVMTSCNSYTKVLKSASYDQKYEMAKQYYSRGQFNRASMLLNDVIQVLKGTDRGEESLYLLGMSNLNSRDYNAAAQFFNKYYTSYPKGIYTEEARYYSGMSYYKSTPEPKLDQSQTLVAIREFQEFIDQYPNSRFRQDAQQKIFELQDKLVEKEYLNAKLYYDLGTYFMNCYTGNNFQACIVTSENAIREYPYTPRREDFSYLILKSKFELAQQSVESKKKERYLNAVDEYYNFKTEFPESKRLKEAQSLYNKAVKLGYVKSSDEENQE from the coding sequence ATGAAGTTTCGTAAATATATATTACCGTTGCTCGCCATTGTTGTCATGACATCGTGCAACAGTTATACAAAGGTGCTTAAGAGCGCCAGTTATGACCAGAAATACGAGATGGCAAAGCAGTATTATTCCCGCGGCCAGTTCAATCGTGCTTCTATGTTGTTGAACGATGTGATTCAAGTGCTTAAGGGAACAGATCGTGGCGAAGAATCTCTCTACTTGTTAGGCATGAGTAATTTGAATTCGCGCGACTACAATGCTGCAGCACAATTCTTTAATAAATACTACACATCGTACCCCAAAGGCATTTACACAGAAGAAGCGCGTTATTACAGCGGTATGTCGTACTACAAGAGCACTCCCGAGCCTAAATTGGACCAGTCGCAGACACTCGTTGCTATCCGAGAATTTCAGGAGTTTATCGACCAGTACCCTAACAGCCGCTTCCGTCAGGATGCCCAGCAAAAGATATTCGAACTTCAAGACAAACTGGTGGAGAAGGAATACCTTAATGCCAAACTGTACTATGACTTAGGTACGTATTTCATGAACTGCTACACGGGCAATAATTTTCAAGCATGTATTGTTACGTCTGAAAATGCCATACGTGAATACCCATACACCCCACGCCGTGAAGACTTTTCGTACCTAATTCTGAAATCTAAGTTTGAGTTGGCTCAGCAGAGTGTGGAATCGAAGAAAAAGGAGCGTTACCTCAATGCCGTTGACGAATACTATAACTTCAAGACAGAGTTTCCGGAATCGAAACGCCTGAAGGAGGCACAAAGTCTGTACAACAAGGCGGTCAAGTTAGGTTACGTGAAATCAAGCGATGAGGAGAATCAAGAATAG
- a CDS encoding DNA-directed RNA polymerase subunit omega — MDFKKTKAPTDTTTFNVMDFCKETGNIYESVVIMSKRANQIGAEMKDELIQKLREFATSNETLEETFENHEQIEISRRYERLPKPTLIATKEFQDGNIYFRNPEKEKNRLDD; from the coding sequence ATGGATTTTAAGAAAACGAAAGCCCCTACCGACACCACAACTTTCAATGTAATGGACTTTTGCAAGGAGACAGGCAACATTTATGAAAGTGTAGTTATCATGTCTAAACGTGCCAATCAGATTGGCGCCGAGATGAAGGATGAACTTATTCAGAAACTTCGCGAATTTGCAACATCCAACGAGACACTCGAAGAGACATTCGAAAACCACGAACAGATAGAAATAAGCCGTCGTTACGAACGCCTTCCCAAGCCCACTCTGATAGCCACAAAAGAGTTTCAGGACGGCAACATCTACTTCCGCAACCCCGAGAAGGAGAAAAACCGCCTTGATGACTAA
- a CDS encoding DUF2971 domain-containing protein, whose product MQNQTIKQKDTLVELNKNLQNSKPNSVKHYTGLSCLEKMLSNKECIQQKCLDFHLYSLDETNDQEEFLMIKKLFSNKSNKSKDFEKCFNNYRKLNGNPVFTSFTRSRKIEINEVGMWNTYNDRKEEGIAIVLNYLELKRLCKENKLEFKRCNYAYVSKIQGIAESLYKRWSEGEEEENKIFEELIIETICSKRMNWLIEDEYRIFGFITEKNTKKDKRAYYQLKIPIDLINKIIISPYADEHKITERIKGLFEEKNIKSPDIKTSKLNIKKHKN is encoded by the coding sequence ATGCAGAATCAAACAATTAAACAAAAAGATACTCTTGTTGAGTTAAACAAAAATCTTCAAAATAGCAAGCCAAATTCTGTAAAACACTATACAGGTTTAAGTTGTCTTGAAAAAATGTTATCGAATAAAGAGTGTATTCAACAAAAGTGTCTTGACTTTCATCTTTATTCTTTAGATGAGACAAATGATCAAGAAGAGTTTTTAATGATAAAGAAATTGTTTTCAAACAAATCGAATAAATCAAAAGATTTTGAAAAATGCTTCAATAATTACAGAAAGCTGAACGGAAATCCTGTTTTTACATCCTTTACTCGCTCAAGAAAAATAGAAATAAATGAAGTTGGAATGTGGAATACATATAATGATAGAAAAGAAGAGGGTATAGCAATAGTTTTAAATTACTTAGAGCTGAAGAGACTCTGTAAGGAAAACAAATTAGAATTTAAACGATGTAATTACGCATATGTTTCGAAAATTCAAGGAATAGCGGAATCTTTATATAAAAGATGGAGTGAAGGGGAGGAAGAAGAAAACAAAATATTTGAGGAGTTGATAATAGAAACAATATGTTCAAAAAGAATGAATTGGCTTATAGAAGATGAATACAGAATATTTGGCTTTATTACAGAAAAAAACACAAAAAAAGACAAAAGAGCATATTATCAACTTAAAATACCAATTGATTTAATAAACAAGATTATTATCAGTCCATACGCAGATGAACACAAAATCACAGAAAGAATAAAAGGATTATTTGAAGAGAAAAATATAAAGAGTCCGGACATAAAGACTTCCAAATTGAACATAAAAAAACATAAAAACTAA
- the trmD gene encoding tRNA (guanosine(37)-N1)-methyltransferase TrmD has translation MRIDIISVLPEMLEGFVNTSILARAQKKGLVEIYLHNLRDYTTDKHRRVDDYPYGGFAGMVIQCQPIDDCIAALQKERNYDEIIFTTPDGEQFDQPMANELSLKKNIIILCGHYKGVDYRIREHLITKEISIGDYVLTGGEIAAAAMSDAIVRLIPGVLSDEQSALSDSFQDNLLAAPVYTRPADYKGWKVPEILLSGHEQKIKEWELAQSLERTKRLRPDLLE, from the coding sequence GTGAGGATAGATATCATATCCGTATTGCCGGAAATGCTCGAAGGTTTCGTAAACACTTCCATTCTGGCGCGTGCGCAAAAGAAAGGACTTGTGGAAATTTATCTCCACAATCTCCGTGATTATACCACAGACAAACATCGCCGTGTCGATGACTATCCCTACGGCGGTTTTGCCGGAATGGTGATCCAATGCCAACCGATAGATGATTGCATTGCTGCGCTTCAGAAAGAGCGAAACTACGATGAAATTATCTTTACAACGCCCGATGGCGAGCAGTTCGACCAACCCATGGCAAACGAACTCTCACTAAAGAAGAATATCATTATCCTATGCGGTCATTACAAGGGCGTTGACTATCGCATACGTGAGCACCTTATAACAAAGGAGATCTCCATCGGCGATTATGTCCTTACCGGAGGTGAAATAGCAGCAGCCGCAATGTCTGATGCCATAGTGCGCCTCATACCTGGCGTACTATCCGACGAGCAGTCCGCCCTGAGCGACTCATTCCAAGACAACCTCCTCGCAGCACCCGTATATACACGTCCCGCTGACTACAAAGGGTGGAAAGTCCCTGAAATTCTACTTTCTGGACACGAGCAGAAGATCAAAGAATGGGAACTCGCACAGTCACTCGAAAGAACAAAACGATTGCGCCCGGATTTGCTGGAATAG
- a CDS encoding leucine-rich repeat domain-containing protein, with protein MKPKLLLMILMAVSTFTFTSCGEDYDEIVNGGTEANNGNGSQNDNTASAQWPKVKFDTYHVAQGGTLPYLIGEDRKSLITHLKVTGFVNSDDLNFIRMMTGLSFKSGTLQYLDLSEARIVAGGVGYSVGYGNIEVETDKITECLFANCPKLEGIRLPNTLKGIGEGAFYNCQRLKIVEIPNSVKYIGIDPDDPGAYFYDGQFYNSYNYGAFEECKNLVSINISNNVSIIPGRTFKNCSSLSSITIPKSVTYIGLTNRYDGGGSGKESINYNDAFYGCESLSAINVEEGNTTYDSRNNCNAIIEKKSNKLMKGCINTTIPNSVTAIGRCAFDGCSKLKSITIPNSVTSIEKDAFEGCTGLTSVNITDLVSWCKIDFDCYSYLIDAFHSSYHYGSNPLTLAHHLYLNGKEIKELQIPNTITEIKEDAFNGCTGLISITIPNSVTTIGYRAFNGCNSISNVTINSNSILSETSYSRRVSGIFGSQVKSYTIGDDVKSIGSYAFYDCSSMTSVSIPNSVTSIGSSAFRGCSGLTSLTIPNYLTEIKDYAFYSCSGLTSITIPASVTLISYDAFNGCRNIKEIHMKPITPPSVYNYEALGNYNATVYIPKGSKESYNKYPWTDFKAIIEE; from the coding sequence ATGAAACCTAAATTATTATTGATGATACTAATGGCAGTATCAACATTCACTTTTACCAGTTGTGGTGAAGATTACGATGAAATAGTAAATGGTGGGACTGAAGCAAACAACGGAAATGGCAGTCAAAATGATAACACCGCTTCAGCCCAATGGCCCAAAGTAAAATTTGACACTTATCACGTTGCTCAAGGTGGGACCTTACCCTACTTAATTGGTGAAGACAGAAAATCTCTGATAACACATCTCAAGGTTACTGGTTTCGTTAACTCCGATGACTTGAATTTTATCCGTATGATGACTGGTTTGTCTTTCAAAAGCGGCACTTTACAATATCTTGACTTATCAGAAGCAAGAATTGTTGCAGGTGGAGTTGGATATTCAGTTGGATATGGTAATATTGAAGTTGAAACGGATAAAATCACAGAATGTTTATTTGCGAATTGTCCTAAACTGGAAGGTATTAGATTGCCAAATACATTAAAGGGTATTGGTGAAGGTGCCTTTTATAACTGCCAACGACTAAAAATTGTAGAAATACCAAATTCTGTAAAATATATAGGAATAGATCCAGATGATCCAGGTGCTTATTTTTATGATGGTCAATTTTATAATTCTTATAATTATGGAGCTTTTGAAGAATGTAAGAATTTGGTTTCTATAAATATCTCGAACAATGTTTCAATAATTCCAGGCAGAACTTTTAAGAATTGTTCTAGCCTAAGTTCAATAACAATCCCAAAATCGGTTACTTACATTGGATTAACAAATCGTTATGATGGTGGTGGTTCAGGAAAAGAAAGTATTAATTATAATGATGCTTTCTATGGCTGTGAAAGTTTGTCTGCCATAAATGTGGAAGAAGGCAATACAACATACGATAGCAGAAACAATTGTAACGCCATTATAGAGAAAAAAAGCAACAAATTGATGAAAGGTTGTATAAATACAACAATTCCTAATTCTGTAACTGCTATAGGTCGATGTGCTTTCGATGGTTGCTCGAAATTGAAATCAATAACCATCCCAAACTCCGTCACGAGCATAGAAAAAGATGCTTTCGAAGGTTGCACTGGTCTGACATCTGTAAATATCACAGATCTTGTATCATGGTGTAAAATAGATTTCGATTGTTATAGTTATTTGATTGATGCGTTTCATAGCTCTTACCACTACGGCAGCAATCCGTTAACTCTTGCGCACCATTTGTATTTGAATGGTAAAGAAATAAAAGAATTACAAATTCCCAACACGATTACCGAAATTAAGGAAGATGCATTTAATGGTTGCACAGGCCTGATATCTATAACCATTCCTAACTCCGTTACAACTATCGGATATCGTGCTTTCAATGGTTGCAACAGTATATCAAATGTAACAATAAACTCTAATTCTATTCTTAGCGAGACATCATACTCAAGACGCGTTTCTGGTATTTTTGGTAGTCAAGTGAAAAGCTATACAATAGGTGATGATGTTAAATCTATAGGAAGTTATGCTTTCTATGACTGCTCTAGTATGACTTCTGTAAGCATCCCCAACTCCGTTACGAGCATAGGAAGTTCTGCTTTCAGAGGATGCTCTGGGCTAACATCTTTAACCATACCAAACTATCTCACTGAAATTAAGGATTATGCATTCTATAGTTGCTCAGGACTGACATCAATTACTATTCCTGCTTCTGTTACTTTAATTAGTTATGACGCTTTTAATGGCTGTAGAAATATCAAAGAAATACACATGAAACCTATTACACCTCCTAGCGTTTATAATTATGAGGCTTTGGGAAATTACAATGCTACTGTATATATTCCCAAAGGTTCAAAAGAAAGTTACAACAAATATCCTTGGACAGACTTCAAAGCGATAATAGAAGAGTAA
- the dnaG gene encoding DNA primase encodes MIDRSTIDRILSTADIVDVIREFVPLKRSGTNYKGLCPFHDDTTPSFMVSPAKQICKCFSCGTGGDVIGFLRKHEQMSYVEAIKWLGRKYGIEVKEREETDEEKQRNSTRESLFIVNEKARDYFVNTLHNNVDGVAIGMAYFRSRGFRDDIIRKFQLGYCLEERDTMSKAAIAKGYKKEYLIETGISIETEDHRLFDRYRGRVIFPVHTVSGRVVAFGGRILGSKRKDVGKYINSPESSIYHKSNELYGLYFAKQAIVKQKCCFLVEGYTDVIQMHQSGIENVVSSSGTSLTEGQIRLLRRFTNNITILYDGDSAGIKASLRGIDMLLKAGLNIKVLLLPEGEDPDSFAKAHTATEFQAFIDEHQEDFITFKSRLLLESVKHDPIKRAEVVKDIIHSISVIPDGLIRQSYAHECSSLLQVQEDIIIKEISSMRRKDFKMNNNASQRDNKDSDDSIKEKVEANASQTIKAPTSKRSKQEKQLAILLIRYGNELFTEDPPLKLAPYIKQDFSADGITFQTDIYNQILAEAVELSEQDSDTLKHFLHHPNEQINTLAASIVSVSLEQSESIWSTYVPEEKRLQSLVSQQLNSLKYYILRDKVKELQNLLKQPEVMNDMTRMMEIMKQIKDIKEIIDQFAKALDLVVTT; translated from the coding sequence ATGATTGATCGCAGTACCATCGACAGGATTCTTTCTACTGCAGACATTGTAGATGTGATTCGTGAATTCGTCCCCTTAAAGCGTTCCGGTACGAACTACAAAGGCTTGTGTCCTTTTCACGACGACACGACTCCAAGTTTCATGGTTTCGCCCGCCAAGCAGATTTGCAAATGCTTCAGTTGCGGCACAGGCGGCGATGTGATAGGATTTCTGCGCAAGCATGAACAGATGTCATACGTTGAAGCGATTAAATGGTTAGGTCGAAAATATGGTATTGAAGTCAAGGAACGTGAGGAGACTGATGAAGAAAAGCAACGCAATTCCACACGTGAGAGTTTATTCATCGTTAACGAAAAAGCACGCGACTACTTTGTAAACACGCTTCATAACAACGTCGATGGCGTTGCCATAGGCATGGCATATTTCAGAAGCCGTGGTTTTCGTGATGACATCATAAGGAAGTTTCAGTTGGGTTATTGTCTCGAAGAACGCGACACCATGTCGAAAGCCGCAATAGCCAAGGGTTATAAAAAAGAATATCTCATAGAGACGGGTATAAGTATTGAGACTGAAGATCATCGCCTGTTCGACCGTTATCGTGGGCGCGTAATATTTCCTGTTCACACTGTGAGTGGCCGTGTTGTTGCGTTTGGCGGACGCATTTTGGGTAGTAAGCGAAAGGATGTGGGAAAATACATTAATTCCCCAGAATCATCCATTTACCACAAGAGCAATGAACTCTACGGACTTTATTTTGCGAAGCAGGCGATAGTTAAACAGAAGTGCTGTTTCCTTGTAGAAGGATATACCGATGTGATTCAGATGCATCAGAGCGGCATTGAAAACGTGGTTTCTTCTTCCGGCACATCCCTTACTGAAGGACAAATCCGTCTGCTGCGAAGATTTACAAATAACATCACCATCCTCTATGATGGTGACAGTGCAGGCATCAAGGCATCTCTTCGCGGCATTGACATGCTGCTTAAAGCCGGATTGAACATCAAGGTACTTCTTCTGCCTGAAGGCGAAGATCCTGACAGTTTCGCAAAAGCTCATACTGCAACTGAGTTCCAGGCATTCATAGACGAGCACCAGGAAGATTTCATTACCTTTAAGTCGCGGTTACTTCTTGAGAGTGTGAAGCACGACCCTATTAAACGTGCAGAAGTGGTAAAAGATATCATACACAGCATTTCAGTCATTCCCGACGGTCTGATTCGCCAGTCGTATGCCCATGAATGTTCGTCGCTGCTGCAAGTGCAGGAAGACATTATCATCAAGGAAATTTCTTCCATGCGCAGGAAAGACTTCAAGATGAACAACAACGCCTCACAGCGCGACAACAAAGATTCAGACGACAGCATTAAAGAAAAAGTTGAAGCAAACGCGTCTCAAACCATCAAGGCGCCTACATCAAAACGTTCTAAGCAGGAGAAGCAACTTGCCATATTGCTCATTCGCTACGGCAACGAACTATTCACTGAAGACCCTCCTCTAAAATTGGCACCATATATCAAACAGGACTTTTCTGCTGACGGCATTACATTCCAGACAGACATATACAACCAGATACTTGCCGAGGCAGTGGAACTCAGCGAACAAGACAGCGATACGCTTAAACACTTCCTTCATCATCCAAATGAGCAGATCAACACTTTAGCAGCATCAATAGTATCCGTTAGTTTAGAACAATCAGAATCCATCTGGAGCACATACGTTCCTGAAGAAAAGCGTCTGCAGTCATTGGTTTCGCAGCAATTAAACAGCCTGAAATACTACATCCTACGCGACAAGGTGAAAGAGTTGCAAAATCTCCTGAAACAGCCTGAAGTGATGAACGACATGACGCGTATGATGGAAATAATGAAACAAATAAAGGACATCAAGGAGATTATCGATCAATTTGCTAAAGCACTCGATCTTGTCGTAACGACCTGA